A genomic window from Ascaphus truei isolate aAscTru1 chromosome 1, aAscTru1.hap1, whole genome shotgun sequence includes:
- the RPS6 gene encoding small ribosomal subunit protein eS6 yields the protein MKLNISFPATGCQKLIEVDDERKLRTFYEKRMATEVSADPLGDEWKGYVVRISGGNDKQGFPMKQGVLTHGRVRLLLSKGHSCYRPRRTGERKRKSVRGCIVDANLSVLNLVIVRKGEKDIPGLTDNTVPRRLGPKRASRIRKLFNLSKEDDVRQYVVRKPLAKEGKKARTKAPKIQRLVTPRVLQHKRRRIALKKQRTQKNKEEASEYAKLLAKRTKEAKEKRQEQIAKRRRLSSLRASTSKSESSQK from the exons ATGAAG CTAAATATCTCTTTCCCAGCCACTGGCTGCCAGAAGCTCATTGAAGTTGACGATGAGCGCAAGCTGCGTACCTTCTATGAAAAGCGTATGGCCACCGAGGTCTCCGCAGATCCCTTGGGTGATGAGTGGAAg GGATACGTTGTGCGCATCAGCGGTGGAAACGACAAGCAGGGCTTCCCCATGAAACAGGGAGTGCTCACTCACGGCCGTGTCCGTCTTCTCCTGAGCAAAGGCCACTCCTGCTACCGCCCCAGGAGAACCGGTGAACGCAAGCGCAAGTCCGTGCGTGGCTGCATCGTAGACGCCAACCTGAGTGTTCTGAACTTGGTTATTGTCAGGAAAG GTGAGAAAGACATTCCTGGCCTGACCGACAACACCGTTCCCCGTCGCCTGGGTCCAAAAAGGGCCAGCAGAATCCGCAAGCTATTCAACCTGTCCAAAGAAGATGATGTGCGTCAGTATGTGGTGAGGAAGCCTTTGGCCAAGGAAG GCAAAAAGGCCAGGACCAAGGCCCCCAAGATCCAGCGCCTTGTGACTCCTAGAGTTCTGCAGCACAAGCGCAGACGCATCGCTCTGAAGAAGCAGCGCACGCAGAAGAACAAGGAGGAGGCATCTGAGTATGCCAAACTCCTGGCTAAGAGAACAAAG GAAGCCAAGGAGAAGCGCCAGGAGCAGATCGCGAAGAGACGTAGACTGTCTTCACTGAGGGCATCCACATCCAAATCCGAGTCCAGCCAGAAGTAA